The genomic stretch aactttacgaggatcaagggttctccctaagtgctataacgaaagactagctgaggaaataaggaagaaggcttcaacttaagtacaacgacctaaagagaaaatggtcgtgtaacaacagtctcacaacaacattataagcactccaaaggaaagtgcacctaccgtgactaatgaacgggaagtaaaattaaaagtaatattcgagatcatatgagttgcacgaagaCTCTGGCATGTATGGGCACTAAGAcgagctaagtatggacgcaacaaaggGTAGaaggaccaggaaaagtaatagcttacgttgaaagaaagctaaaatggaacaaaagaaattatttgatcaatgatccagagttggttacatTATGGACTCACATAAGGGttcagagttttatacatgcagcatatacatcaatatgtaataagaaagatacattacgttggtactcgattgagtaaggtaccgggtgtccgtcgcggcccatcgatttggttTGTGACAAAAGGGACCTCGAAATGGTCCTCCAAATTTTCAAAATGATCTGGTCGGATATGCGGTGATTCTGTGGTCTGTACTTTTATTTTGCGGTCCGCATATTGGACTGTAGATTCTCCTTCAAAAATTTCCCAGGTGGCCTGACCATTTTCACGATGGATATGCGGTTCACAAAACTGCCATGCGGTTTACATGATCACCGGAAAAGACCCCCAAACCGGCTCGCTTCTAACTCATTCTGCAACGATTCTGTGGTCAGTAAGCTGATTCACGATCCGCATAACTGACCGTAGAATCATCTTCTCAAGCTAATTCTTCTGCCAGCTTCGCGACGCATTGTGCGGTCCACAAAACTATGCTGCATATTAGCTTGTTCTTGGCACTTTAAACCCTTAGATCCCGGGTGAACTTTTGCGGAACCTTACATTTGACTAGTTGACCTGAGAATTAACTTTGAGTTGATCAACTGTTGACTTTGATTTCCGTGTATCCTAAAATTCTAGGACCTAGTCTAATATGTATGCTTATCTGATGGTGCGTATTTTGCATAGATTGAGGACTTTGGAGCGCATCTTGGTGGATTGGATGTTTTGTCATCTCGAGGCAAGTGAAAACTTTTACTATTAAATTATTTGCTTAAAAAAGCAACTTATTTATGTTGTATGTATGCTTGTTAACTATCTAGTTTGGGTGTGCAGCAAGCATAAGCTAGATTAGTTAATTTCAGAGTATCTAACATAGATTACAAGGGTTCTACTATGTGTATTTATACTTTTATGATACTTTTAGCAGTTTATGATTGTGATATTTGTTTAACTGCATAGCATACAATATCACTTGTTTAGCACTATTCCTAACTTGGGTGCATTTTATGCAATATCTTAGCTAGCAGCTCTATATTATTGAGTTATTATCGGGTAAGATGGGTAGTTGATGCACCACACCAGGTTGGTCAAACATACAATAACGCTCCAcacactaaaagaaatttgaTTTTTAACGACCAATATGcactatatttttttctaaaaacttgtccctaggataacatgagaggGTGAATCAGTGATCTTGCTAGGTCTAGTTAATTCACAGTTTCTTGTGTTATGCAGATCCTGTCGACAGTGACACACCAGTTGAGCAGTGATTCTAGCTTGATCCAGTCCTTCCAGTTGAGGTGAGCCATCTACTAGTTCGTGGAGGCAATATCAgcttctattttttctttcagtCTTGTCTTTTATTTTTTCGGGTTGCATCATGTATAAGTTGTACTCAAATTCATAGTAGCTCCATGATTTAATTAGTTCAATATTCGGGTACTGTAGGCCAATGCTCAGACGGCTGTATTTCCATTTTCATATTTATATCTTTGAGACATCTTTAGTATTATTGTTATCATATTTATTTCATTGGTAATAGCATGGTTAGCTTATATAGCGGGGCAGTGGCTCGTTGAGTGCCTTGTTGCATCTTGAATGCCAGATATGAGTCATAACATTTGAATCCTTTGATTCATAGGTAAATGATATTTGATGTCATTATTGGGTTCTAACGAAGATTTGGAGTTCAAATTCATGAGTTCTCCACAATAGACCCTTAATTCCAAAATTTTATTGGGCTTGAAATatttgttggactttaagccattgggctttaaagtagaagaagtgtgaattgtaaatggagggaaataaaatggagggaaaataaaaatttgaagaagtgaacctatgtcttgcactttgtccctcattggtgagggacaatcacatttgtgtgcttatatatagattcacttcttaaagctcttaaaaggagttgaagagaatgaaccctcgcgccgtcgtcgtcgctcgctcggctcggcttcggatttggatttggattatttatttaattatttaataattaattaaatgccaaatcactgtTGAAAATACGCCAGAACCCTGGTGAAAGTTCAGAGGGCCTCACTGGCTGCGGTtctgccgcgaccgcggtagaatcgcGGCAGTCAGGTTCAGAGGGCCTCtctggccgcggttctgccgcgatcacagtagaaccgcggcaggccgcatattttctgaaaaggcacctttccagacacctcttctgatatttgcctataaattctgaggcaaggctgcatcttctAGATACGAAAAAACACtctagaacttctttctttctgaatatactgcatcctaattcgcagtctctctctctctcaaattcataagtgtgattttgctccgttctttgagttcgttggtatcctgcagtttgtattgccactgttgcaggaaggtttattccgttttatcctgggaggatttaatccattaccttggcaacgtgtgagggggttaaaattccttaaggacgcacaagaaaattgtggactcggaatatttctgattctttactattttatatatttctttattcttctaacagtttttctgattttttgttttaacacagtaacgctcacaagcttaaggaattttatAATATTACTAACGTTTCTGTGTTGATTATTAAACTGTTTTCTATATACTTTGTTGGAGACTAAAGCCTTGTTGCTTTCTACTCCTATAATAGTTTCTGTCCGGTTTAAAGTTCATAAAAACTTTGCCGGAATAATAAACGTACGGAtttgaagtatataaaaacttcaccGTTGTTACGTGTTCTAtgtttggtttggtattcagtttgaagatatcaaaacttcactgatttaacaagttctgtattgttttcaactttacagaaatatgatgaatgaaaaccaaactaatggaaGTGTTGCAGGAACGGTTGCTACTGTTACGAGTGTTGCTGCCTCATCAAGCCGTTCTACTCTTGCTCAtgctatggcaccggcagaaaaacCTAGAAAGTTTTCCGGTATTGACTTCAAACGCTGGCAAATGAAGATGCTCTTCTATCTTACTACGTTGAGTTTGCAGCGtttcatcaaggaggatcctccggtcatggctgagaatactccggatgatgaacgacttgttgtaactgaagcatgcaaacattctgatttcttgtgcaaaaactacatattgagttgtttggaagatggtttgtacaatgtctatagtgtcatggaaacttcaaaagcgttatggaatgcacttgagaagaagtacaagactgaggatgtcggacttaagaagttcgtggctgcaagatttttggatttcaagatgattgacactaggtcagtcataactcaagtccaagaattacaagtcattgtgcatgacctcctggctgaaggtatgacccgagtcaataattttattaataagatttatcttaTTACTAATTATGAGTTTGTTATTGAAGGTATGGTTataaatgaggcctttcaagtcGCTGCTTTCATTGAGAAATTACCTCCGTTATGGAAGGATTTTAAGAACTATCTTAAACACAAGCAGAAGGAAATGACACTAGAAGACTTGATTGTTCGTCTGAGGgtagaagaagacaacaaaaatgttgaaaagaagtcacgtggaAACTCAACAATTGTGGGGGCAAACATTGTTGAGGAGGCACacaaaataagaaaaggaagaaggcttctgaaccaaagaattacccaagcaagaaaaagttcaagggtaattgccacAATTGTGGAAAAACTGGGCATAAGGCAGTGGATTGTCGTGCGCCAAAGActgataagaagaaaaagaatcaagccAACATGGTTGAAGATGAAATGGAAGACTTGTGTGCCATGTTGTCTGAATGCAACTTGGTAGGAAATCTGAAAGAATGGTGGATAGATTCTGGAGCCACCCGCCATGTGTGTActaacaaggagttattttcttcttatgcccCTGCAGGTCCCGACAAGATAATCTTCATGGGAAATTCATCTACGaccaaaattgaaggagttggcaaAATGGCGTTGAAGATGACGTCGGAAAAAATAGTGACTCTAAACCAAGTcctccatgttccagaaattcgcaagaatcttgtgtctacctcacttcttgtcaagaatggattcaaatgtatttttgtttctaatagtgttgtacttagtaagaacgatgtatatgtaggaaaaggttacctaaatgagggcctttttaagctaaatgtaatagcagttcctatcaataaagtgaatgtttcttcttacttacttgagtcaaacactttatggcattcgcgtttaggtcacgtaaacttcaaaacattgcggaagatgataaatctagaagtattgccaaaatttgattgcattaattccaaatgtcaaatatgtgtggaatcaaagtatgctaagcatccttataagtccgttgaaaggaattcaagtcctttagacttaattcacacagatatttgcgacatgaagtcaacaccatctcgcggtgggaaaaagtattttattacttttattgacgatagcacgagatactgctatgtttatttacttaatagtaaagatgaggcaattgatgctttcaagcaatacaagagtgaagttgaaacgcaactaaacaaaaagatcaaaatgataagaagtgataggggtggcgaatatgaatctccttttgaagaaatttgtttggaaaatggcattattcaccaaacaactgccccttactctccacaatctaatggaattgcggagaggaagaatcgaacattgaaggagatgatgaatgcattgctaataagttctggcttaccaccgaacttgtggggggaagctatacttacagctaaccggataatcaatcgtgtacctcatagtaaaacacagtccattccttatgaaaagtggaaaggaaggaagcctagcttgaaatacttcaaagtgtgggggtgtttagctaaggtacaagttcctaaacctaaaagggttaagataggtccaaaaatggttgattgtgtgtttattggatatgtaaccaatagcaaggcatatcgttttctggttcataaatcagaaaatcctgagattcacattaatacgataatagaatcagataatgctgaattctttgaaactatttatccgtataaaaaggaaagtgaagtgacctgccaaaagtcaaaacgacctcgggagAAAACAACAGATGGTATGCCTAATGAGGAAAATCCGAGAAGAAGTAAATGTCAAAGGACatctacttcattcggtccagattttctgactttcttgttagaaaatgagcctcgtaccttcaaggaagcaatgtcttcctcagaggcacaatattggaaagaagttgtcaatagtgaaatagaatccatattgagcaaccatacttgggaattggttgatcttcctccgggTAACAAAatgttgggttctaaatggattttcaagaagaaaatgaaagacgatggtactattgacaaatacaaggcaagacttgttgtcaaaggatttagacaacgagaaggtcttgactattttgacacatactcgccggtaacaagaattacatctattcggatgctaatagcgttagtcgccttgtatggtcttcaaatccatcaaatggatgtaaaaacaaccttcttaaatggtgatcttgaggaagaaatttacatgaaccaacctgaagggtttgtggttccgggaaaagaaaagaaggtgtgtagacttgttaagtctctttatggactaaaacaagcacccaaacaatggcatgcgaaatttgaccaaacaatgttgtcaaatggttttaagattaatgaatgtgataaatgtgtttacattaagaacgttcaaaatcatgtagtcattgtttgcttatatgttgatgatatgctaataatgagcaaagacattgccgacattcaagctactaagcgtatgcttgctagtaagtttgatatgaaagacttaggagttgccgatgtaattctaggaattaaaatccagaggactcctcaaggtctagctttgtctcaatcacattacgtgaaaatggtacttgaaaaattcaaacacttggaatttagaagtgcaaggactccaattgacttaaaccatcatcttatgaagaataaaggcgaaagtacgtctcaattggagtatgctcgtgtgttgggaagtctaatgtacatcatgaactgtacacgacccgatatagcttgtgcaataagtaaacttagtcgattcacaagtaatcccaacaagcatcactgggtggctatgaaacgagttctgggatatttggagtatacccaagactacgctttgcactacaataaatatcTTGCGGTTATTGAAGGATATAGTGATGCTAATTGGATAACCGGCTCATCAGAAataaagtccacaagtggatatgtgtttactattggtggaggagcagtatcttggaagtctTCCAAACAGACATTTATCActcgctctacaatggaatcagagtttatagcattggataaagccggtgaagaagctgaatggcttcggaattttttagaagacattccgttctggccaaaacctttggctcctatttgcatacattgcgatagtgaggctgcaataggacgggcagggagcgttatgtataacggaaagtctcgtcatatacgacgaagacataataccgttagacaactactttctagtggaattatcactattgattatgtaagatcaaaggataatgttgcggatccacttacaaaaggcttaactagagagggagttgagaaatcatctaagggaatgggactatggccgaggacaagtcaacatggcggtaactctacctagaattttggatgttccgagatctaggttcaaggagctcaaacaaagttgtgattgaccggttcaacattgtcaaaataaaatctttggtccattctcgtgatgaagacaatgttcagtaacaaggatagaactttacacgttctttaatgattaccaaagtttgatgaggtatctatcaaatagtgtcaatctaaaggattacacgtttaggaatcacctacgtaagtgtgaagtgtaagccgcttcaaggagaattctgtaaggccaattctctacgcacttatgagaccaggcggtgttcatggctaaaacgaacacaacaatgagaactaaaagacggttaagggttggttgtgtgacatatggctgtctaggtatacactaaagttcgacggttcaaagatatcaaatctaccgattgaccgagtatatctgacatatgttcactacggaaagttcaaagggaaacctacttatccagatgcaattaatctttacttgcaaaatcacatagctttcatctatgatctttcttgatacagccattcccattcatgtgggggattgttggactttaagccattggactttaaagtagaagaagtgtgaattggaaatggagggaaataaaatggagggaaaatgaaaatttgaagaagtgaacctttgtcttgcactttgtccctcattggtgagggacaatcacatttgtgtgcttatatatagattcacttcttaaagttcttaaaaggagttgaagagaatgaaccctcgcgccgtcgtcgttgctcgctcggctcggattcggattcggattcggaaaatgatcgataagattattttttggacaaaatttatttaattatttaataattaattaaatgtcaAATCACTGCTGAAACTACGCCAGAACCCTGGTGAAAGTTCAGAGGGCCTCGTTGGCCGCGATtctgccgcgaccgcggtagaatcgcGACAGTCAGGTTCAGAGGGCCTCTCTGGCCacgtattttctgaaaaggcacctttccagacgcctcttctgatatttgcctataaattctgaggcaaggctgcatcttctAGATACGAAAAAAACACtctagaacttctttctttctgaatatactgcatcctaattcgcagtctctctctctcaaattcgtaagtgtgattttgctccgttctttgagttcgttggtatcctgctgtttgtattgccactgttgcaggaaggtttattccgttttatcctgggaggatttaatccattaccttggcaacgtgtgagggggttaaaattccttaagggtgcacaagaaaattgtggactcggaatatttctgattttttactattttatacatttctttattcttctaacagtttttctgattttttgttttACACAGTAACGCTCACAATATTCTCATTATTTCTTGCCTATTTGTTAAATGGGGCGTCCCACGAAACTTTTAAGACGTGAGATGCATTGCATTATTTGGACTTGAGTTTTGTGTGTGACATGAGCACTTGAGGAAGCATAAGTTTGAGTACAATATTTGCATCTCTTAACGACATGATACTTTTCATATTGCCACGCGCACGGATTTAGCCGCTACAAAGCAAAGAAGCCTAGGATAGCTTCTAAAAGTTTAAAAGCTATCATACCATATGAAACACgataaaaggagaaaaaagaattCTAATAGAATTCCCAGAAGAAGAAAAACTACACTAACGGAATTAGTGATTAACCACATACGAAGGACCCTTATATAAAAATTTATATTACATGAAACGAGGTCTCTCATTATCACATGGACTATTAAGAACAATATTATTTGTACGTTTAACCTAGTATGTTCAAAAAGCATTAAACAAACATCTCGCAGACCGCATAATTGTTCAGCAATCTAATAGTAAAATTTCTCCATTTCATCCACATAATTATCATTCGTCAAACTTTGGGCTTTTCCACTCGATtgcctcaaatttttcacataattatCATTCGTCAACCTTGGGCTTTTCCATCAAATTTTACATGATATATTAAACAGATATCAAACACTTCTTGGAACATTTATCGTTCTGGTGGAAACGACATTACATTTCAAGTACCCCATTTCTGCAGGGCTAAAACTCATAAATTACATATGAAAAAACACATCCAATTGCCAATTGTCGAATGAACCAAGTTCTTTAAGAAAACAAAAGGGAGGAATGTAGACAACAAAATGGGTGCGCCTGATCACCCCAGATGAACATCATTCCTGAGAACTATTTATAGGGTTATACTAAGCAATGGATCAAGAACTGCAGAGGTTTGCGTCTCCTTTGGCACCAGAAAAATGATATGCTGTTGATAACCGAATAAGAAAGGGTAGCATAAGAAACCATTGCTTAAATGTGCATATTACTCCAGATATCAGCTAGAACTGGAAAGTGAACAGCTAGCAGATTCTGCAATCCGACTGATCTCATTTAGGACCTTCTCATTGTAGAGACAGCTCTCAGTTATAATTAAAATTTTGTCAACGACAACCATGTCTGGATCTTTCACATCCCACAAAAAAGGGCTGTAAGAGAATCCGGACCAGAAACCCGCAGAATATGGTTATAATGCTCCTCCAACAATTCAGAAGTGAAAATTTCTTCAGGAAGCCATATTCAGAAATTCTGCTATCAATTATCTTTCTGACTATATTATGCAAGTCAGTGGCACAAAAAGCAAGTATTTACTTGACACGCCAAGCCTGGTTTGTACCACTAGCACCAGTCCACCATAACAATGACTCGACTTTTGGTGCATTTAACTACCATTAGCAACAAGGAATTGGAAAAGAAGAAGTCAAGCTATCTCTCCTTCCTCCAATTCTTCATCCACGAGTAGAACATTACTCAAATATGTATAGTCCTGTTTTTCCCCCAGATCCTTCTCGTTCATAGATGAAAGAAACAAATCAAGATCTGAGTATGTATCATCACATATATCTTTGTCATTTTCATTAAGAAGTCCACTTACAAATGATTTGGAACTTTGGCCTTCTGATAATACAGATTTGTTAGTCTCCCTTTTTTCCGTAGATGACTTGAATGCTATCTCTCCTTCCTCAAATTCTCCTTCCACAGGTAAAACATCACACAAGTATGAACAGTCCTCTTTTACCCCCAGATCCTTTTCTTTCATAAATGAATGAACCAGATCAAGATCTGAGTATGTGTCATCACATATATGTTGGTCATCTTCATTAAAATGTTCATTTACAAATGATCTGGCACCTCTGCTCGCTTCCAATTTGTTGGTCTCCTTTTTATTGGCAGATGACTTGGATGCAACATTTAAGTTGGTATAAGTCAAGAGATCTGAAACGTGTGGGTTTAAAGATCCACCATCTTCTATATCCTCCTCCCTGAACATTACTCCCTTGGGACTTCGGCTATCACAATCGAGCTCATTTTGCTCCACTCTTAGAGGGACAGAATATTTGATTACTTCAAAATCACAGCTGTGCGATGGCAGGAAAACATAAATGACAGGGTACTCTAGGACAACCTTAGTGGCTAGTTGTTCACGCAGCGAAGCCTTTATATCCAACTGATAAAAAGGTGATTGTGTGCCCTGCCACCAAACAAAGTAATCAGACTCCATACACTCCCTTTGGCAGCATTAACTAAAAATAACCCATTTGAAGATATACCCATATATAAatagttattaaaaaataataagaaaagcatgtctcaaaaagaagaagaaagaaacaaCGAAAAAGAAATTACATAAAGCACACTAATTGTTGTTTGGCATTGTAAACAAAATTTACCCCCAAGGATAAGATGGAATCGGCCTATCCAAAAGAGCTGAAAACAGCCACGAACATAATTATATGAAACAAGATCCAAGAAATCAGAAGAGACCTTTGGATTTTTGCGGATGAAAAGTTTAAGAgaatccagtggctcttcaaagAATTGCCTCAATGGATGATTCCAAGGGCCTGGTTTCAAATGATTCTCAATCACAGAGCAGAGGCTTGTGTCTTCATGTACTCTGCAACAAAAGCAATTAGTAAGTACGGGAAAGTTCACCAAGACAGTGTGTAGATCAATATTATGTAGGTCAAAACAAAAGATGAAAACTTCAGGAACCAAAAGGGAAAATATAATTAGTCATGAAGggtgtctttttcttttttctttttttttttgagaaagggTAAGCATAGTCAAGAAGGATGTTTACCCATGATCAATCAACACAATATCTGTCGAGTGAAAACGCCATTCAATTGTCCAAGATATGAACTTTTTCCTGCGGAATAAATAAGAATTTGTTAATCATAAAAAACATCTCAAAATTTCTGATGCATAAGATAACAAAAGCCCAGATGGTATTTTTAAGAGCAAAAAGGGGGAAGCACGTTATAAAGATAAAGCTGAAGATAAGTTTGATGATAGAGTAGTAACAATAATAACAAACAACGCAAACTGACGTGGCTAACAATGAATCTAGAAGTAAGGAAAAATGATTAACGGAGGCTCACATTTAAACCAACTGGCTATAAACAGAAGCCTTGTATTTCTCATGAAGTCCAAGATGAGAACAATGAGAAATCCACAGGAGAAAAGGAgatattttccaaaggcataTGCCATATGGAataattttatggataaaaaaaatGTTGAAGCAGGAACC from Nicotiana sylvestris chromosome 12, ASM39365v2, whole genome shotgun sequence encodes the following:
- the LOC104213903 gene encoding uncharacterized protein; translated protein: MDEKEASASASASAPYPNPVQSSECEECKSNSWKYKCPACSIRTCSLPCVKSHKERTGCTGKRSLTDVVPLSQFNDNILLSDYNMLEDVKRVAESAKRMRQKLCGYSHFRLPLHLKNLLRAASDRRTKILFLSSGMSRRLKNQTYYNERKKFISWTIEWRFHSTDIVLIDHGVHEDTSLCSVIENHLKPGPWNHPLRQFFEEPLDSLKLFIRKNPKGTQSPFYQLDIKASLREQLATKVVLEYPVIYVFLPSHSCDFEVIKYSVPLRVEQNELDCDSRSPKGVMFREEDIEDGGSLNPHVSDLLTYTNLNVASKSSANKKETNKLEASRGARSFVNEHFNEDDQHICDDTYSDLDLVHSFMKEKDLGVKEDCSYLCDVLPVEGEFEEGEIAFKSSTEKRETNKSVLSEGQSSKSFVSGLLNENDKDICDDTYSDLDLFLSSMNEKDLGEKQDYTYLSNVLLVDEELEEGEIA